Genomic window (Clarias gariepinus isolate MV-2021 ecotype Netherlands chromosome 4, CGAR_prim_01v2, whole genome shotgun sequence):
GAACATGCATGCTGACACTTAGACAACCTCCTAGATTACTGATGGGAATCTGATGGAAAcgagcacgactcgtttttaaccttcccaagttctcccacaccaccccactcctccgctccctgcactggcttcctgtagctgcccgcatcaaattcaaaacactgatgcttgcctacaaagccaaaaatggcccagcacccacttacctctctgcgctaattacaccacgcactgcaccacgttgcctccgatcctccagcactgctcgcctcatcccaccatctctcagggatcgagggcggcattcatccaggctcttttctgttctggcacctagatggtggaatgaacttcctctagatgtccgtacatcagagactttgactatctttaaacgacgactcaagacgcatctgtttctccagtacttggactaacccccctccccccgaagaaaaaaaaaaaaaaaaaaaaactcagttgtgttggactaatggtacttagttattaacctagttaacccagtgtaagtatgtatccaatgttgtaaacattaaagcactttttgtaagtcgctctggataagagcgtctgccaaatgcctaaatgtaaatgtctgccaaatgcctaaatgatgGACAGACCACAGTTCGTGAGGCTGCAGGACTGCATGGTTGAAAAAGTGGTCAGCAGTACTGGAGCGCCACAGGGGACAGTACTCTCACCcttactttttacattgtaaagtaCACTTTAGGCTTTCAGTACAACTGAATACTGCCATCTGCAGAAGTTCAGAGTACAGAGGCCTAGTGCACAGTTTGGTGGATTGGTGAAACCAAACTTGACCTGAACATGGtgaagacaaaggagatggttgtggATGTCAGGGGGACCAGGACTACACCAAAAACAATCTAACTTATAGGTGAGAAGGAGGTGGTGAAATGCAAAACAGACACTGTCTATAAGAATAAAGCAGACTCTACTTCTTGAGGAACTTGTGTCCTTTAATGTCTGCAGCAAAATTTTGCAGATCAGTCTATTGTTGCAAGTGCATTAATCTTTGCTGCTATCTGCTGGGGCAGAAGCAGCAGAAGTAGTAACATCACAAACCaaaactacaggcaatttggaaacaccaatcagcatGGTCAAGActgcatgtcttgggactgTGAGAAGAACCCTCAAATCACACAAAAACATGCTCAACCCTGGAGGAGTGAGAACAGTGCTAAGAAATACTCGTAAAAAACTACCGGTTTGTTTTTAATCtggatttaaaacatttagagcACATTTGTACTTCATATCCCCTGTTTTAGAAGATACGTAAAGCTGAAGCTAAACAATTTAGAGCAGTTGTTAACCTCAAGCCTGCAGGCTCTCTGCTTTGTTTCACTCATTTCACTTAAATTTGTACACACAATTCAACATTTTCACACTATCTACACTTTATAATACATACAGTTAAATATTTTCTCGTTAGGGCTATAAAATATTCTATGTTCATTTTAGGGCATGTTAAAATTTGAAAAGCTCTTTTTAATGGCACTTTAAAGTCTCACAAAAATACAGTACTCAGATGGCTGATTTAAACACTGCtgatttaatgtaataatacgTCATTAGCAAAAATTCACAACtgataaaaaactttaaaagcagCAATTTTAATTGCAGTCTCAAAACAATGGTGAattcttattcacacactacctTTCAAAAAAGATGGTCGAGTAAACATGCTTTTTTCAGTGTCACCATTGATGTTCTATTTGAACATACTATTTAGTACAATAGTGTATAATTAGGGATAGTCTGGCCGTGCCCAGCTTATTGCATTTCACATGCAGTTTTCAAGAGTGAGGCACAGTCTGGCCTAACTAAGATCTAAAATATGAGTGCAAGATAGCTGTTGTTTTGCCTATAACTCTTGTGATTTCTtaataatgcttaatgcttaataaTGTACTCATTACAGAGCATCATATATCACTCAcaaagaatcttttttttttatataaagaacaGTATGCTGTAGTAACAATATAGACAGTAATTACTATTGTAAAATAAGTAGAAAAGAGAGATCATTATTTCATACCCAAACCTTTTGatgcattataataaaaaaacaaacatctttaacacattgttaaaaaaaacaaaaccaaaaaaaaaaacaccactttgCAAAACCATTAcgatttaaaacacaaaattcataaaatataaattttaactcTACACCTTGAAGGGTCAAAGTCAGAGTAAGTCCTTGTCTATTAACCTCTTCTGCCCAGGTCTTTCCCAGCCATGTCGAATGCGCTCTAGTCTCTTGCTGAAACAGGGCAGAGCCAGCACAGTCTTGAGCAGTAACACCACAACTGGGAGGAAGGAGGCCAGTATAAATGATGGTGGTGTGTACCAAACATAGTGCTTCAGCTCTACCCACTTCCTCCAGCCATAAACCAGCGCATGAGCTGTGCATAAAAACAGGCCTGCATGTCCTAAAGTTCTCTACAGAAACATGGGGAGAGCCTATGTAAAATCAAGCAAATCAAAACATAATGTCCAGAGTAAATGTAAGAGGAAACATCAAGACCAAGACTGTACAACTAAAATATTAGATTTtagtgtttaatgtttcacaCCTACCTGGACACACTGAAACTCTCTCCAGTTTAGTGTGTTCATAACTGAAGGCAGGGAGGAGATGGCCACCAAGGCCAGAATCCCCAGACTTAGGATTCCCAATGATATGTAGATCTCCATCCTCCAGACATCATCCTCTACCCATGAGTTCTCCTTCTTCTGTTGTACCTATCACATAAAGTACACTTGTGTTCTAGAGAACAAATTTTATTATGCTAAATTAAAGTTATCAAACTTAAGACAAAGTTAAAGAACCTGAACTAAGTTtagtcaaaaatatttttttatatatagattaTATTGCACCATAAACAGAAGATggagaaaaatagaaaatacaacataataaaaataataatgttatatattaatattataaaaatattaaaataataataataattattattattattagtagtagtagtagtagttaatTTAGCAATCTGGGTCCATTGTGTTGAATAAATGTGATTAGTGTGATGTGATTACTTCTTTTTTGACTTTTTCTTCTAATACTGCTTCTACTACTACAGCACAGCAAATTCcccagtgttaaataaatacctAGGCTGTTGAATTAACTCCCAAAAGTGTTGACCATGAGCAAATGTGGCCAGATGACCACATGAAACATGTCTGAAATGACTGTGCCTCAATCAGCCATTACAGtactgtgttttctttattttattttttatattattgaatAATGTTATAAGTGATTAAGTCTATGAAAAAAGCAAAGTGTTAATAAACTCTGAATTATTTGCAACACATCTCAATAAGCACAAGTGATCATCTTTCCAGTCTCAGTGCTGTTTTTCATTACTATTAAAAACTCACCTATTTAAAAGGAAGTTTTGTACTTTGTTCCTATTTTTAGACCTAATTAAATGTGCTTTCTTTTTCACCACTTAAGacagaaatggctttatacagtatataccagcCCTGATCTTGCACCCATGAAATACAGAAGGGTCATCTCCTGTAATTTGCAAGTGGCTAATAACAGTGTTTTGTTCATGTAAAAAGGATTTAAATTTTATGGTTTTCTCACCTGCTGGTAGGCCCAGTTAAGGAGTTTGTACCTGTAAGAGCGTCTCATTGGGTAACTCAAGCTGTAAATGGCATGTAGGCAGGCCAGAAGGAAAGCCAGAAGACCCAACTGTTTCCTCACACCCATCCAATTTTCCAGCCAAACTGGGAAAGAGCTGTATTTAGTTCCTGATGATGAAGAGTAAATGTATTCACCTCATGCCAACTAGTTTGCTCTTTATTAGTTGCGCAATATCAGGCACGAAAGGTGGATAAATTGACACATTTGGTCATGGTGGCTCATACACAGGAAGTTTGCATTAGAGTAAGACACTGAAAACTAAACATTACACCTTACTGCCGCATTCAGCCTGCCTGATTTATCAGGTTACTGTCAAAAGAGGGGAGCTATTTCATTTTAGACAGAAAGAAGTATCTACTGTAactagatactgtatatagtacatTACAATATTAGGTTTGTTAacgcaaaaaaataaagacaaagttGCATTTTACACTCATGATGGAAAATTTAGTGGCGAATGAGTTCATGAGAAAACAGTGGGTGGATTTACTAATGTCAAACTGGAGCCAGTGCATATGAAAACTCTTATGACTGGTGTTTTTGTGTGAACCTGCAAAGTAGGGCTTATGACTAAGCAATAATTCTTCAAAACACAGTAATCCTATTTTTTATTGACGTACTTTGGAAAGAGATGATGAACCTCAACCACACCCAATGTTCACCAAAATGGTGCAGTTACCAGTACTGGGTCAAcaaaagttgttgttgttgttattattattattatgtgttttttttaaactgtgttttTACTGCTTAAGAGACAAACAAccttaaaatgaatatattaatgTGGCCATGTACTATTTcaattatgaaatattaatgaCATAATTCAATAGTAATTCTATTAACATACAATACTATGCAAAAAACAGTCTTGAGccagccctcatttcttcatatttggCTTTAAGAAAGTTTCTTGTGTTTAATGAAGTCTTTAGAAATATTTCTCCAACTTGAGTTGAGTGTTGAGTAATGATTTAAAGTTAAGTTTTTATGcataaatgattcataggtcacaaacaaacaaaaaaacttaatttaaagcCTGAGTGGCTGGAATAAACAAGaagggaaataaggttgctgctgaggttgttacaaaaacaaccaatttttgAATTGTATCCTTAGGCCAGTAAAACATCTATtcccatttatttaattttaacttaaattaaGTCTTCtacttaagacttttgcacactaCTGTACTTCACCAAGCACTTCTTTTAGACATTTAGCAGTGAAGTTATAAGGATTGaacttttattcaattttagTAATGGAGATTATATTCAGCTCCACCCACACTACATTCAGACTGGTAGCTGGCACTGGAACCAGTACTTTATCGACTAATCAAAGCCACAGGACCAGGTAGCATTATATGATACTGTCCTGTCTCATTTCCTGTTCAACCTGTATATCAACAGTTTTAGGTCATGTCATCTGCAGGAAATACAAAGTCCCCTGTACATACATAGTGTCAGTATAGAAGTGGCGAAGACCTACAACTCGGTGTTGGTTTACTTGGATAACTATATAAATTTGTCTCATTTGTCTTATTTATggcaatgaattttttttaaatgtactgtag
Coding sequences:
- the LOC128520804 gene encoding metalloreductase STEAP1-like isoform X1 codes for the protein MMEECPCDLGDITMYSDEPNFQPSEVDQRLQLAQKEPMKGEIEDEEMSSSVNPYPFLSEFALEEFELPISIRLQEMPLFPKWHLPLKLMAVFFTVAFMYTFLRDVLQPYVSESKNYFYKIPILVLNKVLPWTSISLLALVYLPGGLAALLQLHRGTKYSSFPVWLENWMGVRKQLGLLAFLLACLHAIYSLSYPMRRSYRYKLLNWAYQQVQQKKENSWVEDDVWRMEIYISLGILSLGILALVAISSLPSVMNTLNWREFQCVQRTLGHAGLFLCTAHALVYGWRKWVELKHYVWYTPPSFILASFLPVVVLLLKTVLALPCFSKRLERIRHGWERPGQKRLIDKDLL
- the LOC128520804 gene encoding metalloreductase STEAP1-like isoform X2, whose protein sequence is MTHITGEPMKGEIEDEEMSSSVNPYPFLSEFALEEFELPISIRLQEMPLFPKWHLPLKLMAVFFTVAFMYTFLRDVLQPYVSESKNYFYKIPILVLNKVLPWTSISLLALVYLPGGLAALLQLHRGTKYSSFPVWLENWMGVRKQLGLLAFLLACLHAIYSLSYPMRRSYRYKLLNWAYQQVQQKKENSWVEDDVWRMEIYISLGILSLGILALVAISSLPSVMNTLNWREFQCVQRTLGHAGLFLCTAHALVYGWRKWVELKHYVWYTPPSFILASFLPVVVLLLKTVLALPCFSKRLERIRHGWERPGQKRLIDKDLL